The following proteins are co-located in the Enoplosus armatus isolate fEnoArm2 chromosome 8, fEnoArm2.hap1, whole genome shotgun sequence genome:
- the LOC139289409 gene encoding glucose-induced degradation protein 8-B homolog → MMSYAEKPEDITKEEWMDKLNNVHIQRADMNRLIMNYLVTEGFKEAAEKFRMESGIEPSVDLDSLDERIKIREMILKGQIQEAIALINSLHPELLDTNRYLYFHLQQQHLIELIRLRETESALEFAQTQLAEQGEESRECLTEMERTLALLAFDNPEESPFGDLLNMMQRQKVWSEVNQAVLDYENRESTPKLAKLLKLLLWAQNELDQKKVKYPKMTDLSTGTIEDPK, encoded by the exons ATGATGAGTTATGCTGAAAAGCCAGAAGACATCACAAAAGAAGAGTGGATGGACAAATTAAACAATGTGCACATACAGAGGGCTGACATGAATCGGCTCATTATGAACTACCTGGTGACAG AGGGATTCAAAGAGGCTGCAGAGAAGTTTCGGATGGAGTCTGGGATCGAGCCAAGTGTGGACCTGGACTCTTTGGATGAAAGGATAAAGATAAGAGAGATGATCCTGAAGGGACAGATTCAGGAAGCTATTGCACTCATCAACAGCCTACACCCAGAGCTGCTTGACACCAATCGATACTTGTATTTTCATCTGCAG cagcaacatttgaTTGAGTTAATCAGGCTAAGGGAGACTGAGTCAGCGCTGGAGTTTGCCCAGACACAATTGGCCgagcagggggaggagagcCGCGAGTGtctgacagagatggagagaacaCTAGCCCTTCTGGCCTTTGACAACCCGGAAGAGTCGCCCTTTGGAGACTTGCTCAACATGATGCAGCGGCAAAAG GTGTGGAGTGAGGTGAACCAAGCTGTGCTGGACTATGAAAACAGAGAATCGACGCCCAAACTGGCGAAACTCCTGAAGTTACTGCTGTGGGCTCAGAATGAGCTGGACCAGAAGAAGGTGAAATATCCCAAAATGACTGACCTTAGCACGGGCACCATCGAAGACCCCAAGTGA
- the LOC139289135 gene encoding dnaJ homolog subfamily C member 5-like: protein MAEQQRQRSLSTAGESLYHVLGVEKVATTDDIKRSYRKLALKFHPDKNPDNPEAADKFKEINNAHAILNDPTKRNIYDKYGSLGLYVAEQFGEENVNTYFVLSSWWAKALFVFCGLATGCYFCCCLCCCCNCCCGKCKPRPREGQDPEFYVSPEDLEAQLQSDEREAGGDPIMLQPSATETTQLTSDGHHSYHTDTGFN, encoded by the exons ATggctgagcagcagaggcagcgcTCTCTGTCCACCGCTGGTGAGTCTCTCTACCACGTGTTGGGAGTTGAGAAGGTGGCCACGACGGATGATATCAAGAGATCTTACAG GAAACTGGCGCTGAAGTTCCACCCTGACAAGAATCCTGACAATCCAGAAGCAGCCGATAAGTTCAAGGAGATAAACAACGCCCATGCAATTCTGAATGACCCCACAAAGCGTAATATTTATGACAAATATGGTTCTCTGGGACTATATGTGGCCGAGCAGTTTGGAGAGGAGAATGTCAACACTTACTTTGTCCTCTCAAGCTGGTGGGCAAAG GCTCTGTTTGTATTCTGCGGCCTGGCCACCGGCTGCTACTTCTGTTGTTGcctgtgttgctgctgtaacTGCTGCTGTGGAAAATGTAAACCACGGCCTCGGGAAGGCCAAGACCCGGAGTTTTATGTGTCCCCCGAGGACCTGGAGGCGCAGCTGCAGTCtgacgagagag AGGCTGGGGGAGACCCTATAATGCTGCAACCGTCAGCAACAGAGACAACCCAGTTAACATCGGATGGGCACCACTCCTACCACACTGACACCGGCTTCAACTAA